A region of the Roseovarius nanhaiticus genome:
TCACGTATTACCAGGACAAATCCTTCGAGATGGAAATCAAGACGCCGCCCGCGTCCTATTACATCAAGAAGGCCGCCAAGCTGTCCTCGGGCTCCAAGACGCCGGGCCGCGACACCGCGGGTTCCGTGACGGTCAAGCAGGTCCGCGAGATCGCCGAAGCCAAGTGGAAAGACTTGAACGCAAACGACGTCGAGGCCGCGATGAAGATCATCGTCGGCAGTGCGAAGTCCATGGGCATCGAGGTGAAGTAAGATGGCAAAGCTTGGAAAACGCGCCCGCGCAGCTCGCGAGGCATTCGCCGGCAAGTCCGACCTCAGCGTCGAGGACGCCGTCGCCCTGGTCAAGGGCAACGCCAAGGCGAAATTCGATGAGACCATCGAGATCGCCGTCAACTTGGGTGTCGACCCGCGCCACGCCGACCAGATGGTCCGCGGTGTCGTCGGTCTGCCCAACGGAACAGGCAAGGACGTTCGCGTCGCTGTCTTCGCGCGCGGCCCCAAGGCCGAAGAAGCGCAGGCAGCCGGAGCGGACATCGTCGGCGCCGAGGATCTGATGGAGATCGTCCAGGGCGGCAAGATCGACTTTGACCGCTGCATCGCCACACCCGACATGATGCCCGTCGTGGGCCGTCTGGGCAAAGTGCTTGGCCCGCGCAACCTGATGCCGAACCCCAAGATCGGGACGGTGACGATGGATGTCGCGCAGGCTGTCAAGGACGCCAAGGGCGGTCAGGTCCAGTTCAAGGCCGAGAAGGCTGGTGTGGTTCATGCCGGTGTCGGCAAGGCATCCTTCGATCAGGCCAAACTGGTCGAGAACGTGCGCGCCTTCATCAATGCCGTCGCCAAGGCCAAGCCAGCCGGCGCCAAGGGCTCCTACATGAAGCGCATCTCGCTGACCTCGACCATGGGTCCGGGCGTGACAATCGACGTGGCCGACGCCGCAACCGAGTGATCGCAGCGCTTGCGCATTGAAAAATCGGTTAAAGCCCCGCCCAAAGTGGGGCTTTTTTCGTTTTCCGGTTGGCATATCGGGGGCTGCAGCAAGGTCCGCAGCGGCTGAGCTTTGCCGCATTGGAGTGTCGCATTTTTGCACATGAACATGAACATGAGCTGTGCACTGCAATCTATTGAAAACAGTTGATTGAACGGAAGGCTTGGCTGACCCTGACCGCAAACATCGCCCGTCAGAGGCGAGTTATTGGAGCAGAAGATGCAAGTGGTTCCGGCCGAGCCGCGCACCGATGGCGGGCGTATTTCACAGATTCATGCGATCGCAGCCGCGCAACTGGCGCATCCCGCCGAGAATTTCGACGTCTTTGCGCATCTGCGCGCGCTTGACGCTGTCGCCGAGGATCCGCGCAGCCTGATCGAGCTCGAAGCGCGCATCATGCTGCAATTTGCCGGTCGCATCCGCCGGTCGCGTACCCGCATCTTCATGAACTCCTTGCGCAAGCTGCGCATCGCCGAGAGCAATCGCGCCGCGTTCGACGCATTCGAGGCGATGCTGAAGGGCGCCATGCAATCGGATACGCTGGCTGCGCATGATTTCTCGGCCCAGGGATTTGCCAGGCGGGACCACGCCGCGATCTGGGCTGAAACGCGTGCCCTGATCGATCAGGTGGCCATGCTGACGGATGGAGTCTTTCTGAATTCCGGCACGCTTCTGGGGGTGGTGCGCGACGGGCGCCTCATCGACCATGACGACGATATCGACCTCGGCGTACTCATCCCGCCCACGACCGAGCGGGAGGCGGGCCGCCTCTGGCGCGCCCTGACGCCCGCTCTGGCCGAGCTGGGCGAGGGGGGCGATCGGTCCTCCAGCCGCTCGCCGCAGGTGACGCTGCGCGCGCGGGGCGGTGTCAGTGTGGATCTCTTTCCCGCCTGGATCTATCGCGGCGCGGCCTTCGTCTATCCGCATACCTATGGCGCATTGCCGGAAGCGGACGTCCTGCCGCTTGGCCGGTGCGCCGTGACCGGGCTGCACATCCCTGCCAATCCCGAGGCGATGCTGGCCGTCAATTATGGCGGTGAATGGCGCGAACCCGATCCCTATTTTATCTTTCCCTGGAAACGCCAGAAGCGTAAATTTGCCCGCTTCCTGCGTGCCAGCGGTCTTGAGGAGTGACGACATGACCACATCCGGCATCACGGTTTTGACCTACGGCACGTTCGATCTGTTTCACGCAGGGCATGTGCGGCTCCTGTCGCGACTGGCGGATCTGGGCAGCCGACTGATCGTCGGCTGCTCGACCGATGAATTCAACGCTAAGAAGGGCAAGCGCTGCATCATGCCCTTCGAGGCGCGCGCCGAAATCCTGCGCGCGTGCCGCTTCGTCGATCTGGTCATCCCCGAGACATGCTGGGATCAAAAGCGCCGCGATGTCGTGGCGCATCGGGCCGCCGTCTTTGCCATGGGCAGCGACTGGACCGGCAAATTCGACGATTTGTCCGACCTGCGCCGCGTTGTCTATCTGCCGCGCACGCGCAATATCTCGACGACCGAGATCAAGGCCCTGATGCAGCGCCGCGCCCTCGAGGCGCAGGAGGCAGGCGAGGGCGCGCAGATGGAAACCGCCGTGCCGCGGATGCGCCGCGCATGAATTTTGCGCGATCGGGCCGAAACTCGCGGCAGGGGGTTGGCATTCCGGCGCTAGTCCTCTAAAGGCACCCTTGCAGGTCAGGCACGGGATTCGTCTCATGCCTGTTTTGCGTTTCGTCCAAGACGGTGGGTGGGCCTTTGGCCCTTAATACCCTGCCCGAGGCGGGAATTGAGATTATCAGCCTGGCTATGCCCGGATGCAGTATCGATGCCCCGTTTACAGGACCAAATGCCAGACACTTCTGTCTGGCTGAACTGAGCCGGGGGATAGACCCCCAAATTTGGAGTGAAACTGTGGATAGAGCCCAGAAAGAGAAAGTGGTCGACGAGCTCGGCCAGATCTTCGAAAGCTCTGGCGTCGTAGTGGTTGCCCACTACACCGGTCTGACAGTTGCGGAAATGCAGGATCTGAGGGCGCGCGCACGTGCGGCCGATGCATCCGTCCGCGTTGCAAAGAACAGGCTCGCCAAGATCGCCCTGGACGGCAAGCCCTGCGCATCAATCGCAGGCTACCTGACGGGCATGACCGTTCTGACCTATTCCGAAGACCCCGTGGCTGCGGCCAAGGTGTCCGAGGATTTCGCCAAGGATAACAAGAAGTACGAGATCCTTGGCGGGGCTATGGGTGAGAACGCTCTGGACCGTGCCGGCGTCGAAGCCGTGTCGAAAATGCCCTCGCGCGACGAGCTTATCGCTCAGATCGCAAGCTGCATCGGCGCACCCGCTTCGAACATCGCTGGCGCGATTGGCGCGCCCGCTTCGAACATCGCAAGCATCCTTTCGACTATCGAGGAAAAAGCCGAAGCGGCC
Encoded here:
- a CDS encoding adenylyltransferase/cytidyltransferase family protein codes for the protein MTTSGITVLTYGTFDLFHAGHVRLLSRLADLGSRLIVGCSTDEFNAKKGKRCIMPFEARAEILRACRFVDLVIPETCWDQKRRDVVAHRAAVFAMGSDWTGKFDDLSDLRRVVYLPRTRNISTTEIKALMQRRALEAQEAGEGAQMETAVPRMRRA
- a CDS encoding LicD family protein → MQVVPAEPRTDGGRISQIHAIAAAQLAHPAENFDVFAHLRALDAVAEDPRSLIELEARIMLQFAGRIRRSRTRIFMNSLRKLRIAESNRAAFDAFEAMLKGAMQSDTLAAHDFSAQGFARRDHAAIWAETRALIDQVAMLTDGVFLNSGTLLGVVRDGRLIDHDDDIDLGVLIPPTTEREAGRLWRALTPALAELGEGGDRSSSRSPQVTLRARGGVSVDLFPAWIYRGAAFVYPHTYGALPEADVLPLGRCAVTGLHIPANPEAMLAVNYGGEWREPDPYFIFPWKRQKRKFARFLRASGLEE
- the rplK gene encoding 50S ribosomal protein L11 translates to MAKKLAGKMKLQVKAGQANPSPPVGPALGQRGINIMEFCKAFNAKTQDMEPGAPCPTVITYYQDKSFEMEIKTPPASYYIKKAAKLSSGSKTPGRDTAGSVTVKQVREIAEAKWKDLNANDVEAAMKIIVGSAKSMGIEVK
- the rplA gene encoding 50S ribosomal protein L1, translated to MAKLGKRARAAREAFAGKSDLSVEDAVALVKGNAKAKFDETIEIAVNLGVDPRHADQMVRGVVGLPNGTGKDVRVAVFARGPKAEEAQAAGADIVGAEDLMEIVQGGKIDFDRCIATPDMMPVVGRLGKVLGPRNLMPNPKIGTVTMDVAQAVKDAKGGQVQFKAEKAGVVHAGVGKASFDQAKLVENVRAFINAVAKAKPAGAKGSYMKRISLTSTMGPGVTIDVADAATE
- the rplJ gene encoding 50S ribosomal protein L10, which gives rise to MDRAQKEKVVDELGQIFESSGVVVVAHYTGLTVAEMQDLRARARAADASVRVAKNRLAKIALDGKPCASIAGYLTGMTVLTYSEDPVAAAKVSEDFAKDNKKYEILGGAMGENALDRAGVEAVSKMPSRDELIAQIASCIGAPASNIAGAIGAPASNIASILSTIEEKAEAA